In Nymphaea colorata isolate Beijing-Zhang1983 chromosome 5, ASM883128v2, whole genome shotgun sequence, one genomic interval encodes:
- the LOC116255151 gene encoding ABC transporter G family member 20-like — protein MKGSRIGSSTLQNADDDDLKAAIGAGRNQDQKQRSTSDLLQHDETPSRKTIEEERKQAVPFILTFTDLTYSTRIHRKMLDAGCKRTLPVTTMDTSGSPLAGTKMLLNRISGEAREGEILAVVGASGSGKSTLIDALANRIAKKSLRGSVKLNGEAIDGRLMRSISAYVRQDDLLFPMLTVEETLSFAAEFRLPQTLSKEKKQARVQALIEQLGLRRAAKTIIGDEGHRGVSGGERRRVSIGIDIVHDPILLFLDEPTSGLDSTSAFMVVKVLQRIARTGSIVIMSIHQPSYRIVGLLDRMVFLSNGNTVYNGPSTHLPAFLAEFGRPVPENESPIEFALDLIRELEVSQDGTKNLVDHFHNFKSTRFVGSSSRAADDKSLTLKDAINASISRGKLVIGSEDGRSSSESMPEFANPLWKETAILTKRSVMNTRRLPELFFTRLAIVMITGFILATIFWRLDSSPKGVQERLGFLAFAMSTTFYTCADALPVFLQERYIFMRETAYNAYRRSSYVISNAIVATPSLVLLSLVFASITFFAVGLAGGRDGFLYFFAITFASFWAGSGFVTFISGIISQVMVGYIVAIAVLSYSLLFSGFFINRDRIPSYWIWFHYLSMVKYPYEGVLQNEFENAKQCFSTGGQMFDNTPLKGLSDETKAGLLKTLSNSLGMNITMTTCVTTGTDILKEQSVTQLTKWDCFWVTVAMGFFFRLLFYVALLIGGRNKRR, from the coding sequence ATGAAAGGCTCTCGCATAGGGTCTtctactcttcaaaatgccgaTGATGATGATCTGAAAGCTGCCATTGGCGCTGGAAGGAATCAAGACCAGAAACAAAGGTCGACCAGTGATCTCCTCCAGCATGATGAAACACCCTCGCGGAAGACCATCGAGGAGGAGAGGAAACAGGCAGTCCCATTCATTTTAACTTTCACCGACTTGACCTACAGCACTCGCATCCACCGGAAAATGCTCGATGCCGGATGTAAGAGAACTCTGCCGGTGACGACCATGGACACCTCCGGGTCGCCGCTGGCCGGCACCAAGATGTTATTGAACCGCATCTCCGGTGAGGCCCGGGAGGGAGAGATCCTGGCGGTGGTAGGCGCCAGTGGGTCAGGCAAGTCCACGCTTATCGACGCGCTAGCAAACCGAATCGCTAAGAAGAGCCTGCGAGGCAGCGTGAAGCTCAACGGCGAGGCGATCGACGGGCGGCTCATGCGCTCCATCTCTGCGTACGTCCGGCAAGACGATCTTCTCTTCCCGATGCTCACCGTCGAGGAGACGCTGTCCTTCGCCGCTGAATTCCGGCTGCCGCAGACTCTCTCCAAGGAAAAGAAGCAAGCGAGGGTGCAAGCTCTCATTGAACAGCTGGGCCTCCGCCGCGCTGCCAAGACTATCATCGGCGACGAGGGCCACCGGGGCGTGTCCGGTGGGGAGAGACGTCGGGTGTCGATTGGCATCGACATCGTCCACGATCCGATCCTCCTGTTCCTAGACGAGCCCACCTCTGGGCTCGACTCCACCAGCGCTTTCATGGTGGTGAAAGTTCTTCAGAGAATTGCCCGAACCGGCAGCATCGTCATCATGTCTATTCACCAACCGAGCTACCGGATCGTCGGTCTACTTGATCGCATGGTGTTCCTCTCAAACGGCAACACGGTGTACAACGGGCCGTCGACTCATCTCCCGGCCTTTCTGGCAGAATTCGGCCGTCCGGTGCCGGAAAACGAGAGCCCGATTGAGTTTGCTCTCGACCTCATCCGTGAGCTCGAAGTGAGCCAAGATGGAACCAAGAACCTTGTTGATCACTTCCACAACTTTAAATCAACTAGGTTTGTGGGCTCTTCATCAAGGGCAGCAGACGACAAAAGCTTGACTCTCAAGGACGCGATTAACGCCAGCATCTCCCGTGGAAAGCTCGTCATTGGGAGTGAGGACGGCCGGAGCTCGTCTGAATCGATGCCGGAGTTTGCGAACCCACTATGGAAGGAGACCGCCATACTCACGAAGCGGTCCGTGATGAACACTCGCCGGCTACCGGAGCTCTTCTTTACGCGCCTTGCAATCGTTATGATCACCGGCTTCATCCTCGCCACCATCTTCTGGCGCTTGGACTCCTCGCCAAAGGGAGTCCAGGAGCGGCTCGGCTTCCTAGCCTTTGCCATGTCCACAACCTTCTACACCTGCGCCGATGCCCTGCCGGTGTTTCTCCAGGAGCGCTACATCTTCATGAGGGAGACTGCCTACAACGCCTACCGTCGTTCCTCTTACGTTATCTCCAACGCCATCGTCGCAACGCCATCGTTGGTGCTCCTCTCCCTCGTCTTCGCCTCCATCACCTTCTTCGCCGTCGGCCTCGCCGGCGGCAGGGACGGCTTTCTCTACTTCTTTGCTATAACTTTTGCCTCCTTTTGGGCCGGAAGCGGGTTCGTCACCTTCATCTCCGGCATCATCTCGCAAGTGATGGTGGGCTACATTGTTGCGATTGCTGTGCTCTCGTACTCCCTCCTCTTCAGCGGCTTCTTCATCAACAGGGACAGAATACCATCGTACTGGATTTGGTTCCACTACCTCTCGATGGTGAAGTATCCCTACGAGGGAGTGTTGCAGAATGAGTTCGAGAATGCGAAGCAGTGCTTCTCGACGGGCGGCCAAATGTTTGACAATACGCCGCTGAAGGGGCTGAGCGACGAGACCAAGGCCGGGCTGCTGAAGACGCTGAGTAACTCATTGGGCATGAACATTACCATGACGACGTGCGTGACGACGGGAACTGACATATTGAAGGAGCAGAGCGTCACGCAGTTGACCAAGTGGGACTGCTTCTGGGTGACGGTGGCAATGGGATTCTTCTTCAGGCTGCTCTTCTACGTCGCCCTGTTGATTGGTGGCAGGAACAAGagaaggtga